One window of the Canis lupus familiaris isolate Mischka breed German Shepherd chromosome 29, alternate assembly UU_Cfam_GSD_1.0, whole genome shotgun sequence genome contains the following:
- the CRH gene encoding corticoliberin precursor yields MRLPLLLSAGVLLVALLPCPPCRALLSRGPIPGARQAAQHPQPLDFFQLPPQPQQPQQPQARPVLLRMGEEYFLRLGNLNKSPAAPLLPASSPVAGGSGSRLSPDEAAANFFRALLQQLPLPRRQLDSPAGPAERGEENALGSRQETPERERRSEEPPISLDLTFHLLREVLEMARAEQLAQQAHSNRKLMEIIGK; encoded by the coding sequence ATGCGGCTGCCCCTGCTCCTGTCCGCGGGCGTCCTGCTGGTGGctctcctgccctgcccaccaTGCAGGGCCCTGCTCAGCCGGGGGCCCATTCCGGGCGCCCGGCAGGCTGCgcagcacccccagcccctggattTCTTCCAGCTGCCGccgcagccccagcagccccaaCAGCCGCAGGCTCGGCCCGTCCTGCTCCGCATGGGGGAGGAGTATTTCCTCCGCCTGGGTAACCTCAACAAGAGCCCCGCTGCTCCCCTCCTGCCCGCCTCTTCACCTGTCGCTGGCGGCAGCGGCAGCCGCCTTTCGCCGGACGAGGCGGCCGCCAACTTTTTCCGCGCGTTGCTGCAGCAGCTGCCGCTGCCCCGCCGCCAGCTCGACAGCCCCGCTGGTCCCGCCGAGCGCGGGGAGGAGAACGCCCTCGGCAGCCGCCAAGAGACCCCGGAGAGGGAGAGACGATCCGAGGAACCTCCCATCTCGCTGGATCTCACCTTCCACCTCCTCCGAGAAGTCTTGGAAATGGCCAGGGCCGAGCAGTTAGCGCAGCAAGCTCACAGCAACAGGAAACTGATGGAGATTATTGGGAAATAA